The Pimelobacter simplex genomic sequence CGGGTGCTCGACGCCCCGGTCAGCGGCGGCCCGATGGGTGCGGCCGACGGCAGCCTGGCGATCATGGTCGGCGGTGCGGAGGACGCCTTCGCCGCGGCCCGCCCGGCCCTCGACGTGATGGGCGCCAAGGTGGTCCACGCGGGCCCGGTCGGCGCCGGCACCCGGATGAAGCTTGCCCGCAACCTCATCCACTTCGTCGCGTTCACCGCGGTCACCGAGGCCCAGCGGCTCGCCGAGGCCGCGGGCCTCGACCTGGTCGCGCTCGGGGACGTCGTGCGCCACACCGACGCCATCACCGGCGGTCCCGGCGCGATCATGTACCGCGAGACGACGGCGCCGATCGCGCCCGACGACTTCTGGCACGGCGTCTTCACCCACGTGACCGCGCTGGGGGAGAAGGACCTCGGCCTCGCGATCGCGCTGGCCGACGAGCTCGGTGTCGACGTACCACTGGCACGCGAGGCGCTGCCGCGCCTCGGGAAGGGACTGGGACTGCGATGAGCGACGAGACCGACAAGTTCGCCGGCCTGCCGGAGGCGCGGGCGCGGGGTCTGCGCAAGATGGAGCAGGTCTACGGCTTCGACATGACCGACGGCACGGGCGACTTCTTCCGCTACACCGCCGACCACCTCTTCGCCGACATCTGGGAGCGGCCCGGGCTCACCGATCGGGACCGCCGGCTGCTCCTGATCGGGATGCTCGCCGGGCAGGGTGCCGCCGACGTGCTCGGCATCCAGGTCCCGGCCGCGCACGCCGCGGGCGAGCTCGACGACGAGGCGCTGCGCGAGATCGTGGTCTTCCTCAGCCACTACGCCGGCTGGCCGCAGGGTGCGCGGCTCAACTCGATCGTCGAGGAGACGATCGCCAAGGCGCGGCGTCACCGCGGCGACCGGGACTGACCGCCCTCTTGTTAGCCTCGGGAGCGATGAGGCGCGAAGCAGCAGAGGCGGTCCCGGACCAGGCAGCGGTCCCGGTCTCCCCGGTGACCCTGGAGTCCCTGCTGGTCGCCCCCGGCCGGCCCGCCGACGACGCCGCGCGCCTGGGCGTGTGGCTGGTCGACACCGAGCGGGTCGGCGACGACGAGCTCGAGGCCGGCCGCGCCTGGCTCGACGAGGGCGAGCGCGCGCAGGCGTCGTCGTACGTCCGGGCGGAGCTGCGCCGGGCCTACGAGATCGCCCACGCGGCGGCGCGCCTGGTGGTCGGCGCCGCGACCGGCCTCGCACCCCAGGACGTCGTCTGGGGCCGCCACGCGTGCCCCGGCTGCGGTGAGCCGCACGGCCGTCCGCGGGCCGAGGGCGCTCCCGTGGAGTTCTCGCTCTCCCACACGCCCGGCCAGGTCCTCGTCGCGGTCGCCGATGTCCCCGTCGGCGTCGACGTCGAGCGCCACCCCGACGACCCGGTCGCCCTGGCCAAGCTGCTGCACCCGCGCGA encodes the following:
- a CDS encoding NAD(P)-dependent oxidoreductase, whose translation is MSAPVRVGFVGLGNIGKPMALRLAAAPGIDLHVHDVASEPVAELVAAGATAPGSVAALAAAVDVVCVMVRDDEQVRAVAAEVPAETVLVIHSTVAPGTPAELAEGRRVLDAPVSGGPMGAADGSLAIMVGGAEDAFAAARPALDVMGAKVVHAGPVGAGTRMKLARNLIHFVAFTAVTEAQRLAEAAGLDLVALGDVVRHTDAITGGPGAIMYRETTAPIAPDDFWHGVFTHVTALGEKDLGLAIALADELGVDVPLAREALPRLGKGLGLR
- a CDS encoding carboxymuconolactone decarboxylase family protein, with the translated sequence MSDETDKFAGLPEARARGLRKMEQVYGFDMTDGTGDFFRYTADHLFADIWERPGLTDRDRRLLLIGMLAGQGAADVLGIQVPAAHAAGELDDEALREIVVFLSHYAGWPQGARLNSIVEETIAKARRHRGDRD
- a CDS encoding 4'-phosphopantetheinyl transferase family protein, giving the protein MRREAAEAVPDQAAVPVSPVTLESLLVAPGRPADDAARLGVWLVDTERVGDDELEAGRAWLDEGERAQASSYVRAELRRAYEIAHAAARLVVGAATGLAPQDVVWGRHACPGCGEPHGRPRAEGAPVEFSLSHTPGQVLVAVADVPVGVDVERHPDDPVALAKLLHPREIEEIEAAAQGTLDGGRATVRFTRAWARTEAYLKGIGIGLGRDPHLDYLGTDQAPGRRLGEWSVRDVAVPEGYGAAVALVG